DNA sequence from the Malus domestica chromosome 06, GDT2T_hap1 genome:
TATTTCATCAAATTATCAATTgggttgtttttcttttgtcatttcAAGAATTGAGTTAGTTCTTCTTTGTGATTTCAGTAATTGAGTCTTTAGTCACTGCACAGATTCATGGTTTTTTCACCCTTTCAGAAGCAGTTGATTGAGTTGGATGCGATTCTGTTGAAGCTGAAAATCTTTGGATGATAGTTTTAGTTTTATGATCATTAACCTCCATTTCTTATGCACGGTCAATAACTATACAATGCGTGAAGGTAGCCTAGCTTTTATTGTTCCTCCCTGCGACCTTATATTATCTGCACTCAAAATATGTTGTGCAGCATATTTTCTGTTTCATTTTGTCGACATATGCACTGTTTATATTATCTGCACTCAACATATGCACTGTTTATATGCAGTGGAGTGGATTAGAATTACCTCATTTTGAAATGTTCTTCAAAATTTAAAGTGTGATTTTGCATTTTGTTAGTTAGGCGGCAGCCGGGTTGGAGAGGTAGTGGGAGAAGAAATGTATTGCCACCGAAGAAAATTGTCTAGCTTTCGATAAATCACAGATATGACAGATCAAAAGGTAATGATTTTTACACTTCCGTTGTCTATTATATTGTATCACTCTATTCTCCTCCATTCTTTTCAAtccaaaaaattcaattcagaTATTGTATGAAAGTATGGTTTATTTTATTCTCTTTTAAATTGAGAAttggaggatttttttttttttttggttgagttCAAATCAAAGAAAGTTTTTGGTCttatcttattttctttttattaatttttcttttctatgaATAATATTAGTAAGACCGCTTTGGTAAGCAAAATTCGATTATATAGGCATGGTTGCTTACAAGACAAAAGATCTGTTCTTTGCTTTATGATTTCTAGGCTTTTAGATTAGAAATGTTAGTTTCTAACACCATGGCATATGGTCAAGTACAAGATTGGGGTAATGACACTTATAAAATCTGGGGTTGTAATAAGTAACTTTTTCTTTGTTCTCTATCATAGCACTATGTATTCGAATTGCATAGGGTGTTGTTGCTGGTGCTGTACTCTCCATGGATATTTTGGAGCCGTTGTGTGATTTATTGCATCTAGGCCGGCCTTGCTTATGGAGATCTTTGTTGATGGTAAGCTATTAATCTCTGAGatctatttctttttgtttatttcacgTGTGGCtatttattgaaatttgatctgcCAAGAACTGGAGATGGTCTTggtttttaggttaaaattgaatcatccatcattttgaaAACATGGTATTTCTGATTAAACCTATAACAATGGATGCATAGGTTATACATGTGGATTGTCACATTATTGTAGTTCTCAATTGATTTATGAAAGGTAGTCTTAACTCTTCGTCTAtgtaccaattttcttattTTAGTGCTCAGGCAAAAATTATAGAGGAGTTTATTTGTTGGAGACTTGAAGAGTAAAACTTAGCAGCGCAGTACCGCTGGAAGTGGTAATTGCTAATCAGGTTTCCACTCTTTTTTCCACATACTTTGGTTCAAAAGTAATGCCATTTGAATGATGAAACATTAAGTTGGCATCTCAAGCAAATGTTATTTGCCACTTCCTTTTTAAATGAATTTTAAGATTAGCCCCAGTCCATGTTTGTTTAACAATGTTGTATCATTCATTATATAGTTTCACAAAGAGCGTGCATAATTCTTGCTGAACTTGGtttggttttcttttgtttagggATCGAGCAAGCGAATCACAGTTCGACCAAGTCTTGAATGATGAATTGAGGCAAATCATTGAGGTCTCTTTGTCAAGTTAAATTTTCATCTACTTTTCATTTGTAATGCTTAGTTCTTCACTCATGAATTTGCATAAgattaaataaattttcaaactcGCAGCAACGTGTTGGCACTGTTGCTAGTTAGCTTCTATTGGGCATTATTAATATTTCTATGATTGGGTGCGTAGTTCTATGATTAAGATTATTAATTCATATTTTATGTGGTATATATGTATTTGTGATGTTTTCAACAACTGAGTTGTTTAATTAGTTGAAGTCATTGGACATGATtccagatttttatttttttttcccaccCCACCCACACCAGGCCTCGAACCTGGGACCCCACACCCACACCCTCACCACTAGGCTATTCCTAGTGGCTTAACATGAGGCCAGATTTGATTGAATAGCATGATCTCATTCTCATTGCAGAGCTTTAACTAATGTGGGGACAATGCAAGCTAACCGAAAGAATAATGTGGATGGAAAATGAACTCTTTTGATTTTCGTACATGTGAAATTTATGACGCCAGATTTGATTGAATAGCATGATCTCATTGCAGAGCTTTAACTAATGTGGGGACAATGCTAGCTACCCGAAAGAAATAAATGTGGATGGAAAatgaactttttttatttttgtaaatgtGAAATTTTTGAATTGACCGTGCCTTATGTAcatgaatatacatttaagcaCTTAATCAGTCACTAGTCGGTTATGAGAATCTTTTTACAATTGGGTAAAATGGATTAAGAAATGTTTACTTTAGTGGTATTAAGCATTTATCCCACACCCCAGCAAAGAGTTTCGAACATTCCCCTcccattttggcctccattccACAGAAGAGAGACAAAAATAGAGATTTGCTGAAACAATTCTAAATTTGTGAACTTCACTtgaaaattatttgaatttgtggAACTGGCTTAGCGAGTTTTGTACTTAGTCAAGAGTTTGAGCATTCTCTCCTCTGTGCCGAGTTCGAACAATCCCCTCCCATCTTGGTCTACTTCtagagaaaattaagaaaaaaaaatatagagtaGTAAAAGTACACCGGCATCTctagtggaaagatgcaattaTGAGATGCTAAAACACATTTACTTCTCATTTTGTATCTCCAAGAGATGTGAATGTAGATTCCAATCCAATGGAGGAGATGTAAATTTGGGACCctaattttcttttctctctataACTTTGTCCATGTtctaaaaatgtaaaataagtgtatatttgctttctttttatttacattttctGCCAATGATGAATTTTTTACATCTTTCCACGGAGAGATTTTTGGCCAACAAGAAATGTAAAATGCCAATTTCAAGGCATTGTAGAGCATCTCAAAAATAGAGGTGTAAAATATTCACCTTGGCTAGAATATGTAATTCAGAACTTAATTTACATCTTTTGGTGGTGGGTCCTGCCAATCAAATAAAAACATTAAATGAGATCTCAAACTTGCATATTTCTCATTGGAAATACAActcatatctaaatcttccagaAATGTATATTGTGATGTAAATATGATTTTTACATCTCAAATTAGAATTTATCTTTCCATTGTTGATGCTCATACATCTCCCATTAGAGACGTTGTTCGAAAATTATTGGAAGTTCTTGAAATTGACTTAGGAAGAATTTCATCGAGTTAGTTATTAATGAGTTATGACCCCTTAGTttgatttgaaaagaaaaaaattggacaTCGTAGTTTACGGAAAATTGAAAACTACAAACACATATCCGGAAGGTTTATACTTTTATATTCACAAAGTTTTATGAGGCCTGTCATATTCATTGGTTTAAGATGCATGAAAATAGATTGCACTACAATACTAATCCTCTACCGGATCGAACCCTAAATTGATGCAAGGCACCAATATTCCCTTCTCACTTATTTACAATAGAGTTGCAAGTTTGTAGTTCCTTCTCGgtttcttaattagtttaattagtACTTAAAGCTACTGAAATGTGAAATTAAAGTGATAGATACGTCATTAAAAGCAAGAATTCCCAAGATTATTGGTttaacacacacacaatatagtGAAACTGAAATACTTGGAAACTAAAAAATAAGAGAAACTAGTGATGAAAACTAATGCCACTTTCGCAGGGAACTCGATTGCATTGAGCGCATGCAACAAGCCTTTTAAACCCATAGGTGACCCTGATGGGACGAGTGAAGTCTCGTGAGGGTTTCCAGAGACGTTACCCACAAACATTATGTGATAGTTATGATCATGAATGCCGAGTGGCTGTAGAGAGATCCCTTTTTTTAGAGTCCGACTTTGTGTTGTCTTATTTGAGGTTAGGGTTTGCCTTATCTTCTTCAGGGTCAGGGTTTGCCTTATCTTCTTCAGGGCCAGGGTCTGCATTGTCTTCTTCAGGGCCAAGGTCGGGATTTGCCTTGTCTTCTTCAAGGCCAGGGTTGGCATTGTCTTCTTCAGGGTCAGGGTTTACCTTGTCTTCTTTAGGGCCAAGGTCGGGATTTGCCTTGTCTTCTTCAAGGCCAGGGTTTTCCTTCGAAACTTCGACAACCCTTTTATCGTTGATtttgatgttgttgttgttgttgctactgtctttgttgttgttgctgttcttgttgttgttgttgttgttgttgttttcgtTGGtggttgttgatgttgttgttgttgttgatgttgttgttgatgttgatgttgatgttgttgatgttGATGTTGCCTTGTCTTCTTCAGTTTCAGGGTTTGCCTTCTCTTCTTTAGGGCCAGTGTTTGCCTTGTCTTCTTCAGGTTCAGGGTTTGCCTTGTCTTCTTTAGGGCCAGTGTTTGCCTTGTCTTCTTCATGGTCAAGGTTTGTCTTGTCTTCTTTAGGGCCAATGTTTGCCTTATCTTCTTCAGGGTCGGGGTTTGCCTTGTCTTCTTCAGGGCTAGGGTTTGCCTTGTCTTTTTTAGGGTCAAGCTTTGCCTTGTCTTCAGAAAGGGCTGCCTTCAAAACTTCGACAACCCCTTCATTGTCGATGTTGAtgtctttgttgttgttgttgttattgctATTGTCGTTGTTGTTGCTGTTCttgttgctgttgttgttgttgttgttgttgttggttgatgttgttgttgatgttgatgttgttgttgatgttgttgttgatgttgttgttgatgttgatgatgatgatgatgatgatgatgtttcCATGTTAGATGGTATGATCACTCTCACTACTCTCTTCATCTTTTTTCTctattctctcttctctctttctcgtGTGTTTTACTTGCTCCATAGCTTTGAAACTGCTATCCTATTTATAATCAAGGATAAGCGCACACCATTTTTCTCTATTCACATTATGTGTTCACACTAATGGTTTCGTATATAAGgtgtttctattttttatttagggtAAATATCAATTTACTACACTCAAATTTCGTGATTTTCaatatttggtacatgaagtttttttcgttccagagtcatacctaaagtgttaatttttggacagtctcatacatccgttagtctgaCTATTAAATCTCctattaactgatgacgtggtgaCGTGGTTAACTGATGACAtggtgcccatgtggacaatgattgagcgccacgtgtcattaaggtACCGTTTgatacgtgggacgggacgggatgggacggaacgggacgagccgttccgtcccacgtttggtgcgcctaaaaattGTAGAACGAGTTGTCTCATGAGACaaaatttggctgatttttcgttccacctcttccccctggaacgacctgttccacatccgtggcacacaaatttataacattttatgacaaaatttctccttatctttttcaatatttacatcattTGTTCCGTTCTGTTCCGTCCGTTTgagtaccaaacggtacctaaggGTTCACTTGGAAATAAAAAattcgataaaaaaaaaaggcttctaCCTCACCCGCCCTTCCCACCACCCaatcctccctccctctcttctTTCATCTACTCCAAGCTGGATACTGAGGTCAGCGCCCAAGGTCGAGTTGACTGCACGGTCGGCAGAGCCAAGGCAGAGGATGAACTGGTAGGGGCGGAGGCGGCGCTTGGCTGCTCGTGGGTGTTACGCGAGGGACTAGAGGAGCACGGCGGAGGTGGACTCGATCTTACCTTCCGCGAGGCGACTGAGCGGTTCGTGCTCAACAGCGGCGACGCCAGTCAAGAAGTCATGCTCCATGCAGAAGTCATCGATGCAATTGAGAGTGACAACCAATGGGAACGATGAGGTTACGATGAGGTAACGTGCTG
Encoded proteins:
- the LOC114825570 gene encoding uncharacterized protein, with translation METSSSSSSSSTSTTTSTTTSTTTSTSTTTSTNNNNNNNNSNKNSNNNDNSNNNNNNKDINIDNEGVVEVLKAALSEDKAKLDPKKDKANPSPEEDKANPDPEEDKANIGPKEDKTNLDHEEDKANTGPKEDKANPEPEEDKANTGPKEEKANPETEEDKATSTSTTSTSTSTTTSTTTTTSTTTNENNNNNNNNKNSNNNKDSSNNNNNIKINDKRVVEVSKENPGLEEDKANPDLGPKEDKVNPDPEEDNANPGLEEDKANPDLGPEEDNADPGPEEDKANPDPEEDKANPNLK